One window of the Desulfuromonas sp. genome contains the following:
- a CDS encoding cysteine--tRNA ligase, whose protein sequence is MSLRLYNTMSGQKEQFEPLVPGKVGMYVCGVTVYDYCHIGHARANIVFDVIYRYLKYAGYEVNYVRNYTDVDDKIINRANERGISSKELYEEFIRAFDEDMAALGLEKPTHEPKATEYIDEIIAIVENLIAKGIAYEADGDVYYAVDTFDDYLKLSKRNMDEMQAGARIAPGEQKRNPMDFALWKAAKPGEPAWESPWGPGRPGWHIECSAMSSSLLGDSFDIHGGGKDLVFPHHENEIAQSEGANEKPFVKYWMHNGFVNINQEKMSKSLGNFFTIRDILEKYDPEVVRFFILSAHYRSPIDFSDQNLEEARAGLSRFYEALKAADEILAAHPVPGKAPCPAIKDEEREVYDRVELLEEKFAEAMDDDFNTALALGHLFDAVRGLNRLIGEKRFDDCPLSLAVLHDGARKLRALGAVLGFFGSDPTAWLEKQKNAGLEGGELTSEQIEALIAERKQARVDRDFARADEIRDELEAKGVILLDSREGTTWKIK, encoded by the coding sequence ATGTCACTACGCCTTTACAACACGATGAGCGGTCAGAAAGAGCAGTTTGAACCGCTGGTTCCGGGCAAGGTCGGGATGTATGTCTGCGGCGTCACCGTCTACGACTACTGCCACATCGGCCATGCCCGCGCCAACATCGTCTTTGATGTGATCTACCGTTATCTCAAATATGCCGGCTACGAAGTCAACTATGTCCGCAACTACACCGACGTTGACGACAAGATCATCAACCGCGCCAACGAGCGGGGGATTTCGAGCAAGGAGCTCTACGAGGAGTTCATCCGCGCCTTCGACGAGGATATGGCCGCGCTCGGGCTCGAGAAACCGACCCACGAGCCGAAGGCGACCGAGTATATCGACGAGATCATCGCCATCGTCGAAAACCTGATCGCCAAGGGGATCGCCTACGAGGCGGATGGTGATGTCTACTACGCCGTCGACACGTTCGACGACTACCTCAAGCTCTCGAAGCGCAACATGGACGAGATGCAGGCCGGAGCCCGCATCGCCCCCGGCGAGCAGAAACGCAACCCGATGGATTTCGCGCTCTGGAAGGCGGCCAAGCCGGGCGAACCGGCGTGGGAATCGCCGTGGGGACCGGGCCGGCCGGGCTGGCATATCGAATGCTCGGCGATGAGCTCGTCGCTGCTCGGCGACTCGTTCGATATCCACGGCGGCGGCAAGGACCTCGTCTTTCCGCACCACGAGAACGAGATCGCCCAGTCGGAAGGGGCCAACGAGAAGCCGTTCGTCAAGTACTGGATGCACAACGGCTTCGTCAATATCAACCAGGAGAAGATGAGCAAATCGCTCGGCAACTTCTTTACCATCCGCGACATTCTTGAAAAGTACGACCCGGAGGTCGTCCGCTTTTTCATCCTCTCGGCCCACTACCGCTCACCGATCGACTTCTCCGACCAGAACCTCGAGGAGGCCAGGGCCGGCCTGAGCCGTTTTTACGAGGCGCTCAAGGCCGCCGACGAGATCCTCGCCGCCCATCCGGTGCCGGGCAAGGCGCCCTGTCCGGCGATCAAGGACGAGGAGCGCGAGGTTTATGACCGGGTCGAGCTGCTCGAGGAGAAGTTCGCCGAGGCGATGGACGATGATTTCAATACCGCCCTGGCCCTCGGCCACCTGTTCGATGCGGTGCGCGGCCTCAATCGCCTGATCGGCGAGAAGCGCTTTGATGACTGCCCGCTGTCGCTGGCGGTCCTGCACGACGGGGCGCGGAAGCTGCGCGCCCTCGGAGCGGTGCTCGGCTTCTTCGGATCCGACCCGACGGCCTGGCTCGAAAAACAGAAAAACGCCGGTCTTGAAGGGGGCGAGTTGACGTCGGAGCAGATCGAGGCGCTGATTGCCGAGCGCAAGCAGGCGCGGGTCGACAGGGATTTCGCCCGCGCCGATGAGATCCGCGATGAGCTCGAGGCGAAAGGGGTGATCCTGCTCGATTCACGGGAGGGGACGACCTGGAAGATCAAGTAG